From Panicum hallii strain FIL2 chromosome 2, PHallii_v3.1, whole genome shotgun sequence, a single genomic window includes:
- the LOC112880992 gene encoding zinc finger MYM-type protein 1-like, translated as MRRFFQPVARGRGSTTGGVGDNNVQAEPSRIAASEQSNVGRPFNPDEIVVDPTLRRQIQEYDKNVQDEVRRAYILKGPCQPKGLDFPRRPYRQGSRPFKEEWYEKYDWLEYSESKDASYCFYCFLFKQPGKGDKYEAFSKHGYNNWKDAVERFKSHVGGVNSIHNNARLHFDDFNNHRQSIDTVMSNVSREAEELYKIRLTSALACARFLFLQGLAFRGHDESFTSLNKGNFRELIDWVKDKIKEVMDAFNRAPRNCIMISPHIQKDLAKSCAQEITETIIGEIGDRNFSILIDESRDISVKEQMAMILRYVNNQGHVVERFLALKHVKDTTSDALKEALLTLLDHHGLSTSKIRGQGYDGASNMRGEFNGLQKRILDINPHAYYVHCFAHQLQLVVVSVASSACCQSVHDFFEDIQRIVSTTSSSCKRRDALKTKQRESILEKLERGEIFTGKGIHQETNLARPGDTRWGSHYLTLIRLETMWESVLHVLAIVHEDGRIPTQAAGLIEKMETFKFAFILKLMLKVLAVTNELSQILQRKNVDIVIAMELLDVVKARMAMMRTDSGWESFFEDLKLFCAEKHIPVVDMDAEVPIRGRSRRDGFRVTNLHYYCTEIFFVVLDKINTELCHRFSEVSSELLVNFSCLDPKNSFCMFNLDKLVKLGELYDQDFTIVDRAILREQLETYIVHVRLHSAFSTCEDIASLAIKMVQTGKHVVFPLVYKLIELALLLPVSTASVERSFSAMNIIKRELRNKIEDDWMNDLMVCYTEKEIFKSLDDEIIIRRFQRLKTRRMQLPRSSRT; from the exons ATGAGGAGGTTTTTTCAACCAGTTGCAAGAGGACGAGGATCCACCACTGGTGGTGTCGGTGATAATAATGTGCAAGCAGAACCTTCAAGAATAGCGGCTTCAGAACAATCAAATGTTGGAAGACCGTTTAATCCGGATGAAATAGTTGTTGATCCTACATTAAGAAGACAGATTCAAGAATATGATAAAAATGTTCAAGATGAAGTGAGAAGGGCCTATATTCTGAAAGGTCCGTGCCAACCAAAAGGTTTAGATTTTCCTCGCAGGCCATATCGTCAAGGTTCAAGACCTTTTAAAGAAGAATGGTATGAAAAATATGATTGGTTGGAGTATAGTGAGTCAAAAGATGCATCCTATTGCTTTTATTGCTTTCTTTTTAAGCAACCAGGCAAAGGTGATAAATATGAAGCTTTCAGCAAACATGGGTACAATAACTGGAAAGATGCAGTTGAAAGGTTCAAATCTCATGTTGGTGGTGTTAATAGTATCCACAATAATGCTAGGTTGCATTTTGATGATTTTAATAACCACAGACAAAGCATTGATACTGTCATGTCTAATGTTAGTCGTGAGGCTGAGGAGCTCTATAAAATTCGTTTGACTTCTGCATTGGCTTGTGCAAGATTTTTATTTTTGCAAGGCTTAGCTTTTCGTGGTCATGATGAGTCATTTACTTCCTTAAATAAGGGAAATTTTCGGGAGTTGATTGATTGGGTGAAGGATAAAATTAAGGAAGTGATGGATGCTTTCAATCGTGCTCCAAGAAATTGCATTATGATATCTCCACATATTCAAAAGGATCTTGCCAaaagttgtgctcaagagatcaCAGAGACCATCATAGGAGAAATTGGAGATAGGAACTTCTCTATTCTTATTGATGAATCACGTGATATTTCTGTTAAAGAACAAATGGCAATGATATTGAG ATATGTGAATAATCAAGGTCATGTGGTCGAACGATTCCTTGCTCTCAAGCATGTCAAGGATACTACGTCGGATGCCCTAAAGGAAGCTCTTTTGACTCTTCTAGATCATCATGGCTTATCTACATCCAAGATTAGGGGACAAGGATATGACGGAGCATCAAATATGAGAGGTGAATTCAATGGCTTGCAGAAAAGAATTTTGGATATTAATCCACATGCGTATTATGTTCATTGTTTCGCACATCAACTTCAACTCGTAGTGGTTTCTGTTGCTAGTAGTGCCTGCTGTCAATCAGTTCATGATTTTTTTGAGGATATTCAGAGAATTGTAAGCACCACAAGCTCATCTTGCAAGAGAAGAGATGCTCTAAAAACAAAACAACGTGAAAGTATTTTAGAGAAACTAGAAAGGGGTGAAATTTTTACTGGAAAAGGTATTCATCAAGAAACTAACCTTGCTAGACCTGGTGACACAAGATGGGGTTCTCATTATTTAACCTTGATTCGTTTAGAAACTATGTGGGAATCAGTATTACATGTTCTTGCCATTGTGCATGAAGATGGTCGTATACCGACACAAGCAGCAGGATTGATAGAAAAAATGGAGACTTTCAAATTTGCTTTCATTCTAAAATTGATGTTGAAGGTGCTTGCAGTCACAAATGAGCTTTCACAAATATTGCAAAGAAAGAATGTCGATATTGTTATTGCTATGGAGTTACTTGATGTTGTTAAAGCTAGAATGGCTATGATGAGGACAGACAGTGGATGGGAGTCATTCTTTGAAGATTTGAAGCTTTTTTGTGCTGAAAAGCATATTCCTGTGGTAGATATGGATGCAGAAGTACCCATTAGAGGTCGATCAAGGCGAGATGGATTCAGAGTGACAAACCTTCATTACTACTGTACCGAGATATTTTTTGTTGTTCTTGACAAAATCAATACAGAGTTATGCCATCGATTTAGTGAGGTTTCAAGTGAGTTGCTAGTTAATTTTTCTTGCCTGGATCCAAAGAACTCCTTTTGCATGTTCAATTTAGATAAGCTTGTTAAGCTTGGTGAGTTATATGATCAAGATTTCACAATTGTTGATCGTGCAATATTAAGAGAGCAACTCGAGACATATATTGTCCATGTCAGATTGCATTCTGCTTTTAGTACTTGTGAAGATATTGCATCTCTTGCTATTAAGATGGTTCAAACCGGGAAGCATGTTGTCTTTCCTTTAGTCTACAAGCTAATTGAGTTGGCCTTGTTATTACCGGTGTCAACAGCAAGTGTTGAGAGATCATTTTCAGCTATGAATATCATTAAGAGAGAATTGCGCAACAAAATTGAAGATGATTGGATGAATGATCTAATGGTTTGCTATACTGAGAAAGAGATCTTCAAATCTCTTGATGATGAGATAATTATTCGACGATTTCAGCGTCTCAAAACTAGAAGGATGCAGTTGCCTCGGTCATCGAGAACTTAG